Genomic DNA from Caldicellulosiruptor hydrothermalis 108:
AGGCTGAGCTGTAAGCGGGTCTCTCAAAAATATCACCATGTCAATCTGATTGTATGCAATCAAAGACCCTATCTGTTGGTCCCCTCCGAGCGGACCTGGAAGGAATCTATGAACTTCAAGTCCTGTTGCTTCCTGTATTAACCTTCCGGTAGTCCCTGTTGCATATAATGTGTGCTTTGACAATATAAACTTATAAGCTATTGCAAATTGAACCATAAGTTCTTTTTTCTTGTCGTGGGCAATAAGTGCTATATTCATTCTCTTCACCTCAAAACATAGTTTTTATATTTTCCCTATAAATGCTTTGCACAATTCCAAGTGATGCCATGGAAGTAAGCATCGAACTTCCACCATAGCTTACAAACGGCAGAGGAATTCCAGTCACAGGCATTATCCCAAGAGTCATTGCAATATTGACAAACATCTGAAAACTAAACATTCCTGCAACTCCAGCAACAATGTAAGATGCAAGCTTTTCTTTGCATGTGGAAGCTATTCTAATAAGGTTCAGTATAAGCAGCGCATATACTGTTATTATAATTATACATCCTACAAACCCAAGTTCTTCACCTGCTACACCAAATATAAAGTCAGATTCTTTCACAGGAAGATAATCAAGTCTGTTGATTGTTCCCATAAATAAGCCTTTGCCAAATACTCTTCCTGACCCTATAGCTATCTGAGAGTATATTACCTGCCATCCTTTTCCCATCGGGTCAAGCTGAGGATTTAAAAATATTCTTATTCTATCTTTTTGATATTCATGAAGAACAAATTCCCATGCAATAGGAATAAAAACCAAAAGTGCACCAATTGCTGCATAGAAATATCTCAAGTCCAGCCCTGCAACAAATAAAATTGTAGCAATTATGGCGATGAACACAGAAGCTGTTCCCAAGTCAGGTTGTTTTAAAACAAGAACTATAGGAATTGCAGTGAAAATTAATACTTTGGCCAATGTTTTGAATTTATTAATATTTTCCTGCATCGTAACAACTTTTGCAAAAAACACTACCATGAGCAATTTAGAAATCTCAGACGGTTGAAACGAAAATGGTCCAATTTTTATCCATCTCTGACCGCCAAGCACATTTATGCCTTTTATGTCTACATACAAAAGCAGAATAACCATTATCATATAAATAATAACATAAAAGTTTGCAAATATTCTATAGTCAATTAATGAAAAAATGAAGTACAAGCTCAGTCCCAAACAAAACCAGATGACTTGCGAAATGACCAGTTTATATTTTCCTGTCTCCAGAACATTAGTTGCACTTGCAATTAGAATAAATCCAGTAAGACAAAGAATTATCATTAAAATGGTTATGACAACATTGAACCTTTTTTTTATTGTTTGCTCGTTTTGGACCATCATTTTAGTCATCAGCCTCGTTGTTTAAAATCTCAGTTTTCTTTACAGATTTTATAGGAATATTGGCAATAAGTGCAGGAACAAATTCACCTTTCTGCTCAGACGGTGTTCTGGTTATTTGAATTTCCAAGAGCTTGTCGTCAATCACTATGTATTTTTGTATAGCTTTTAAAATTTCATTCTTTATCAGCTCTAAAAGTTCTGGAGACACGTTTGCCCTGTCGTGAATAATAACAAGTTTCAACCTTTCCTTTGCAATATCCTTTGAAGATTGTTTGTTAAAGAACTTGTTAAAAAATTCAAACATTCTTATTCCTCCTAAGAATTATTTAACCCCAAAAACCTTTTAAGCCTACCCAAAAATCCTAAATTTTCTTCCTCGCTCACAATAGGGATATTCTCCCCCAAGATTCTTCTTGCTATGTTCCTGTACTCTTGTCCTGCTCTTGATTTTTCGTCCATTACAACAGGTTCTCCTTTGTTAGTAGAGATTATAATCTTTTCATCGTCAGGTATTATTCCAAGAAGTTCTATCGAAAGAATTTCGAGAATATCGTCAATATCCATCATATCTCCACGTTTTACCATATCAAACCTTATTCTGTTTATGATAAGCTTAGGATTGTGCAGCTCATATGCTTCTAAAAGACCAATAATCCTGTCGGCATCACGTACAGCAGAGACTTCAGGGGTTGTTACCACAATTGCTTTTTGTGCACCTGCAATTGCATTTTTAAAGCCTTGCTCAATCCCCGCAGGACAGTCAATCAAGATAAAATCAAAATCGTCCTTCAACTGTTCGCACAAAGCTTTCATCTGTTCAGGTGAAACAGCAGTTTTGTCTTTTGATTGAGCAGCAGGAAGCAAATAAAGCCCATCAAATCTTTTATCTTTAATTAGTGCCTGTTTGGGCTTGCATCTTCCCTCGACAACATCTACAATGTCAAACACAATTCTGTTCTCAAGTCCCATAACAACATCCAAATTTCTAAGACCTATATCAGCATCAATCAAAAGTACTCTTTTCCCTAAAATGCTCAAATATGTCCCTACATTTGCAGTGGTTGTTGTTTTCCCCACTCCACCCTTACCAGATGTAATTACATAAACCTCACCCATCTTCTAAAACTCTCCTTTTTTCGTTATTTTAAAATTGCGTAACAGGCTTAACAACTATCGCATCATTTTCTATATAAGCTATCTCAGCAACTGACTTTTCACGTTTATTTTCCTCATCAGGTGCCCTTGCAATTATATTGGCAATCCTGATTTGAACAGGGTCCATCTCAAGCGCAAAAACGACAGCATTTTTGTTCCCTGAAATGCCTGCATGTGCAATCCCTCTGAGCGCTCCCAGGACAATAATGTTATTTTTGGATATCACCTCTGCTCCGGGATTTACATCCCCTATAATTATCAGATCAGACTCTGAGGTTATAACTTGTCCTGAACGCAGAGTACCTTTGTGCACCTTTGCATTGAGCTTTTCTTCTTTTATATTTTCAACTCGTTCCTCTGAAGTTGAAATAAGATTATGAAAACTAATCTCGTCCCATGGAAATATTATATCATGCACTCCTCCAAATGTCTTCATTATCTCTATTAGCTTTTGAAGCTCATAACTGTTAAGCTTCCTTCCTATGAACTGGATAGGAATCTCATATCCTGAAAAAAAATTTTTGCCGTTTATAACTTTTTGCTTAAAGTGATCACAGATTGTCTCAAAATCACAACTGCTATCCAAAATGACAGCAATTCCTTTCCCAAACCCTTTTAACACAACAGGTTCATTCAAACCAAACCCTCCCCCTTTTATGGCCTCTCTTCTTGTTGCGAAGGCAAATTAAAATATGCATCTATTATATCCCTTGCAACATACGCGGCATATGAACCATGTCCACCATTTTCCAAAACTATAGCAAAGGCAATCTGGGGGTCATCATAAGGTGCAAAACCAACAAACCAGGCATGTGCAGCCGATGAGTTTGAATACTGGGATGTCCCTGTTTTCCCTGCCACTGTAAACGGCAAATCCTTGAACGCTTGTCTTGCTGTTCCTCCCTCTTCACTTGTAACACTTTTCATTCCTTCAAAAACTGCCTTTTTTGTTGATTCATACATCTTCACCTTGCTGAGTACTTTTGGTACAGACTTATAAATAACTTTGCCATTGGCATCCACAATCTTGTCTATGAGGTTCACCTGATATCTTGTCCCCCCATTTGCAACAGTTGCAATAAAACTTGCCATCTGGATAGGTGTAAATGCATTTATAGACTGACCAATAGCTGCTAAAACTGTATCACCAGGATACCAAGGTTGATTAAAGATCTTCTTTTTATTCTCTTCATTCGCAAGTATACCGTTTGATTCACCATCGAGTTGAACACCAGTTTTTCCACCAAGGCCAAATAGTGTTGCATACCTGTCAATCCTTTCTATTCCAAGTCTTCTTCCTGTTTCATAGAAAAATACGTTACAAGAAACTTTAAGAGCATCAACAACATTTACCCAGCCATGCGTGGTTCTATATCTATTCCACAGCCAACAAGCAGGAGTAAACCCTGACTTTGCGTAGTACAAATATCTACCTGTATCCAATATTTTTTCATCTGGCTTGATGACACCTTCCTGAAGACCTGCAATCGCTGTTAGTATCTTAAAAGTTGAACCAGGAGGATAAACCCCGGCAATTGCCCTGTTGAACATTGGTCTTGTGGGGTCATTAATCAGCTTATTCCATTCGCTGGTAGTGATGCCTTTTATAAATATGTTAGGATTGTATGAAGGATAACTTGTGAGAGCAAGAACATTGCCTGTTTTTACATCAATTACTACAGCAGCACCACTGTTTGCTTTTGGGAATCTCTCACCATAATCACCATTTCTTATCTTTTCTAAAACTTTTTTGAGCGACTCATAAGCAACTTTCTGAAGCTTAGAATCTATGGTCAGATAGACATTTGCACCCTTTGTTGGTTGTTTTTCTATCTTGACATCATTTATCCTTCCAAACTTGTCAACTTCGATGATCTGAAGTC
This window encodes:
- the mgsA gene encoding methylglyoxal synthase, producing MNIALIAHDKKKELMVQFAIAYKFILSKHTLYATGTTGRLIQEATGLEVHRFLPGPLGGDQQIGSLIAYNQIDMVIFLRDPLTAQPHEPDVNALLRLCDVHNIPLATNIATAELLIKALDRGDLSWREIVNPKLQKNKSDK
- the rodA gene encoding rod shape-determining protein RodA; this encodes MMVQNEQTIKKRFNVVITILMIILCLTGFILIASATNVLETGKYKLVISQVIWFCLGLSLYFIFSLIDYRIFANFYVIIYMIMVILLLYVDIKGINVLGGQRWIKIGPFSFQPSEISKLLMVVFFAKVVTMQENINKFKTLAKVLIFTAIPIVLVLKQPDLGTASVFIAIIATILFVAGLDLRYFYAAIGALLVFIPIAWEFVLHEYQKDRIRIFLNPQLDPMGKGWQVIYSQIAIGSGRVFGKGLFMGTINRLDYLPVKESDFIFGVAGEELGFVGCIIIITVYALLILNLIRIASTCKEKLASYIVAGVAGMFSFQMFVNIAMTLGIMPVTGIPLPFVSYGGSSMLTSMASLGIVQSIYRENIKTMF
- the minE gene encoding cell division topological specificity factor MinE, producing the protein MFEFFNKFFNKQSSKDIAKERLKLVIIHDRANVSPELLELIKNEILKAIQKYIVIDDKLLEIQITRTPSEQKGEFVPALIANIPIKSVKKTEILNNEADD
- the minD gene encoding septum site-determining protein MinD; translation: MGEVYVITSGKGGVGKTTTTANVGTYLSILGKRVLLIDADIGLRNLDVVMGLENRIVFDIVDVVEGRCKPKQALIKDKRFDGLYLLPAAQSKDKTAVSPEQMKALCEQLKDDFDFILIDCPAGIEQGFKNAIAGAQKAIVVTTPEVSAVRDADRIIGLLEAYELHNPKLIINRIRFDMVKRGDMMDIDDILEILSIELLGIIPDDEKIIISTNKGEPVVMDEKSRAGQEYRNIARRILGENIPIVSEEENLGFLGRLKRFLGLNNS
- the minC gene encoding septum site-determining protein MinC, with amino-acid sequence MNEPVVLKGFGKGIAVILDSSCDFETICDHFKQKVINGKNFFSGYEIPIQFIGRKLNSYELQKLIEIMKTFGGVHDIIFPWDEISFHNLISTSEERVENIKEEKLNAKVHKGTLRSGQVITSESDLIIIGDVNPGAEVISKNNIIVLGALRGIAHAGISGNKNAVVFALEMDPVQIRIANIIARAPDEENKREKSVAEIAYIENDAIVVKPVTQF
- the mrdA gene encoding penicillin-binding protein 2: MKILFIEKLREKNVFNRWTFLYILFICLVLILTVRLSYLQLVKGDYYYELSEKKLMQKANLEAPRGIIYDRNGRPLADNRPAYVLQIMKTQQLRTESQKREFTKKIIEIVNILNKNGDKIINQFKIDINPIRFNFGIADKKLAKKVEIQWKKDRDIPSNFSAQQAFEFLRKKFYIPENLDLQTTLQVMAIEDMLFYNYYQMYQPVTIAIDISMKTIAEIEERRRDFSFVNIEAKAVRVYKDAIYNAFVVGRIGKITQEQYEMLKDKGYSQDSLIGVEGIEKRCEDYLRGKDGLQIIEVDKFGRINDVKIEKQPTKGANVYLTIDSKLQKVAYESLKKVLEKIRNGDYGERFPKANSGAAVVIDVKTGNVLALTSYPSYNPNIFIKGITTSEWNKLINDPTRPMFNRAIAGVYPPGSTFKILTAIAGLQEGVIKPDEKILDTGRYLYYAKSGFTPACWLWNRYRTTHGWVNVVDALKVSCNVFFYETGRRLGIERIDRYATLFGLGGKTGVQLDGESNGILANEENKKKIFNQPWYPGDTVLAAIGQSINAFTPIQMASFIATVANGGTRYQVNLIDKIVDANGKVIYKSVPKVLSKVKMYESTKKAVFEGMKSVTSEEGGTARQAFKDLPFTVAGKTGTSQYSNSSAAHAWFVGFAPYDDPQIAFAIVLENGGHGSYAAYVARDIIDAYFNLPSQQEERP